Proteins encoded by one window of Venturia canescens isolate UGA chromosome 2, ASM1945775v1, whole genome shotgun sequence:
- the bmm gene encoding patatin-like phospholipase domain-containing protein 2 isoform X1, protein MNLSFAGCGFLGIYHVGVAACFKKYTPHLLLDKISGASAGAIAACCLLCDLPLGEMTSNVLRVAREARQRTLGPFSPSFNVQQILLESLQKYLPNDAHIRVSGKLHISLTRVYDGKNVIVSQFNSREDLLQALLASSFIPFFSGIFPPRFHGIRYMDGGFSDNLPTLDENTITISPFCGESDICPRDISSQLFHVNFANTSIELSRQNIYRFARILFPPNPEILSNMCKQGFDDALRFLHRNNLINCTRCLAVQSTFVVSETLDESMEYDPECVECKIHRQEALVANLPEPVMTIFQDAIDAANKGIINWLFKHKSVKILSLLSLPYTLPADVVYATFTNLVGNTVETCTLEYKVIGNILRTPQNVVNTCALHLPSSSRFIVHAPKLRTNLLEISQFILEQLSFLFPKMNTYYPSLSQTIKCHLAIRQYGSSIYDMEAAEDPDCMTYKSQKPNRNFSLQYNNEIQPWEHDEHDCARKSSCVINMSDKATYDDTFENILQVTSDQEAIIAYYYMDEDNKVRVTEIFDVTDSDAHGMLSPTEMEVNTKLQFDEWDEPTWLSQHAFSNAVTESLYTDDNQPSLDGLSDTSYDDELFEGSNIFSDPESEWGMDKSHEVITVELPLSIANPPDSRPEVDQPTLSD, encoded by the exons ATGAATTTGTCCTTCGCGGGATGTGGTTTCCTCGGTATTTATCATGTTGGAGTAGCAGCATGTTTCAAAAAATACACGCCTCACTTGCTGCTGGATAAGATCAGCGGAGCTTCAGCTGGTGCAATCGCTGCCTGTTGTCTTCTTTGTGACTTGCCCCTCG GGGAAATGACAAGCAATGTCTTACGAGTAGCACGTGAAGCGAGACAACGGACTCTCGGACCTTTCAGCCCTTCCTTCAATGTTCAACAAATACTCTTGGAAAGCTTGCAAAAG tATCTTCCAAACGATGCTCACATCAGGGTCAGTGGCAAACTCCATATTTCCCTAACGAGGGTAtacgatggaaaaaatgtcattGTTTCGCAGTTCAATTCGCGAGAAGACCTCTTACAA GCTCTGCTCGCAAGTTCCttcattccttttttctcagGAATATTTCCTCCGAGATTTCATGGCATAAGGTACATGGACGGCGGATTCAGCGATAATTTACCAACACTAGACGAGAATACAATAACTATAAGTCCTTTTTGTGGAGAGAGTGATATCTGCCCTAGAGATATATCCTCTCAATTGTTCCAC gTAAATTTTGCGAATACTAGTATTGAGCTCTCGAGACAAAATATCTACAGGTTTGCGAGAATTTTATTCCCGCCAAATCCCGAG ATTCTATCGAACATGTGTAAACAAGGATTCGACGACGCTCTGAGGTTTCTGCACCGCAACAACTTGATCAATTGCACACGATGTTTGGCGGTACAATCGACGTTCGTAGTATCGGAGACACTCGATGAAAGCATGGAATACGATCCGGAATGTGTGGAGTGTAAAATTCATAGACAG GAAGCGTTGGTTGCGAATTTGCCAGAACCGGTAATGACGATATTTCAAGATGCTATTGACGCCGCGAACAAGGGTATAATAAATTGGCTTTTCAAGCACAAAAGTGTGAAGATTCTGTCGCTGTTGAGCCTCCCTTACACCCTACCAGCGGACGTTGTCTACGCTACCTTTACGAA CTTGGTTGGGAACACTGTAGAGACATGCACGTTGGAATACAAAGTTATCGGGAATATCCTGCGTACACCTCAGAATGTGGTCAACACATGTGCATTGCACTTGCCTTCGTCATCACG attcatTGTGCATGCTCCAAAGCTGAGAACCAATCTGCTCGAAATAAGTCAATTTATCTTGGAACAACTAAGCTTCTTATTCCCAAAAATGAACACGTATTACCCATCTTTATCACAAACGATAAAATGTCATCTAGCAATTAGACAATATGGATCAA GTATTTACGATATGGAAGCTGCCGAAGATCCCGATTGCATGACGTACAAAAGTCAGAAACCCAATCGAAACTTTTCGCTTCAGTACAATAACGAAAT ACAGCCGTGGGAGCACGACGAGCACGATTGCGCTCGGAAATCTAGTTGCGTAATAAACATGTCAGACAAAGCGACCTACGATGATacctttgaaaatattctccAAGTTACTTCCGATCAGGAAGCAATAATCGCGTATTATTACATGGACGAAGATAACAAAGTACGAGTTACGGAAATATTCGATGTTACGGATTCGGACGCCCACGGAATGCTCTCGCCCACTGAGATGGAAGTCAATACGAAACTTCAATTCGACGAATGGGACGAGCCAACGTGGTTATCTCAGCACGCATTCTCTAATG CTGTAACGGAGTCTCTTTACACGGATGACAATCAGCCGAGTTTAGACGGCCTTTCTGACACATCGTACGACGACGAACTTTTCGAAGgatcaaatatattttcggATCCTGAAAGCGAGTGGGGAATGGACAAAAGCCATGAAGTAATAACCGTCGAACTACCTCTTTCTATAGCAAATCCTCCTGACAGCCGACCTGAAGTTGATCAACCAACCTTATCCGATTGA
- the bmm gene encoding patatin-like phospholipase domain-containing protein 2 isoform X2, with product MNLSFAGCGFLGIYHVGVAACFKKYTPHLLLDKISGASAGAIAACCLLCDLPLGEMTSNVLRVAREARQRTLGPFSPSFNVQQILLESLQKYLPNDAHIRVSGKLHISLTRVYDGKNVIVSQFNSREDLLQALLASSFIPFFSGIFPPRFHGIRYMDGGFSDNLPTLDENTITISPFCGESDICPRDISSQLFHVNFANTSIELSRQNIYRFARILFPPNPEILSNMCKQGFDDALRFLHRNNLINCTRCLAVQSTFVVSETLDESMEYDPECVECKIHRQEALVANLPEPVMTIFQDAIDAANKGIINWLFKHKSVKILSLLSLPYTLPADVVYATFTKFIVHAPKLRTNLLEISQFILEQLSFLFPKMNTYYPSLSQTIKCHLAIRQYGSSIYDMEAAEDPDCMTYKSQKPNRNFSLQYNNEIQPWEHDEHDCARKSSCVINMSDKATYDDTFENILQVTSDQEAIIAYYYMDEDNKVRVTEIFDVTDSDAHGMLSPTEMEVNTKLQFDEWDEPTWLSQHAFSNAVTESLYTDDNQPSLDGLSDTSYDDELFEGSNIFSDPESEWGMDKSHEVITVELPLSIANPPDSRPEVDQPTLSD from the exons ATGAATTTGTCCTTCGCGGGATGTGGTTTCCTCGGTATTTATCATGTTGGAGTAGCAGCATGTTTCAAAAAATACACGCCTCACTTGCTGCTGGATAAGATCAGCGGAGCTTCAGCTGGTGCAATCGCTGCCTGTTGTCTTCTTTGTGACTTGCCCCTCG GGGAAATGACAAGCAATGTCTTACGAGTAGCACGTGAAGCGAGACAACGGACTCTCGGACCTTTCAGCCCTTCCTTCAATGTTCAACAAATACTCTTGGAAAGCTTGCAAAAG tATCTTCCAAACGATGCTCACATCAGGGTCAGTGGCAAACTCCATATTTCCCTAACGAGGGTAtacgatggaaaaaatgtcattGTTTCGCAGTTCAATTCGCGAGAAGACCTCTTACAA GCTCTGCTCGCAAGTTCCttcattccttttttctcagGAATATTTCCTCCGAGATTTCATGGCATAAGGTACATGGACGGCGGATTCAGCGATAATTTACCAACACTAGACGAGAATACAATAACTATAAGTCCTTTTTGTGGAGAGAGTGATATCTGCCCTAGAGATATATCCTCTCAATTGTTCCAC gTAAATTTTGCGAATACTAGTATTGAGCTCTCGAGACAAAATATCTACAGGTTTGCGAGAATTTTATTCCCGCCAAATCCCGAG ATTCTATCGAACATGTGTAAACAAGGATTCGACGACGCTCTGAGGTTTCTGCACCGCAACAACTTGATCAATTGCACACGATGTTTGGCGGTACAATCGACGTTCGTAGTATCGGAGACACTCGATGAAAGCATGGAATACGATCCGGAATGTGTGGAGTGTAAAATTCATAGACAG GAAGCGTTGGTTGCGAATTTGCCAGAACCGGTAATGACGATATTTCAAGATGCTATTGACGCCGCGAACAAGGGTATAATAAATTGGCTTTTCAAGCACAAAAGTGTGAAGATTCTGTCGCTGTTGAGCCTCCCTTACACCCTACCAGCGGACGTTGTCTACGCTACCTTTACGAA attcatTGTGCATGCTCCAAAGCTGAGAACCAATCTGCTCGAAATAAGTCAATTTATCTTGGAACAACTAAGCTTCTTATTCCCAAAAATGAACACGTATTACCCATCTTTATCACAAACGATAAAATGTCATCTAGCAATTAGACAATATGGATCAA GTATTTACGATATGGAAGCTGCCGAAGATCCCGATTGCATGACGTACAAAAGTCAGAAACCCAATCGAAACTTTTCGCTTCAGTACAATAACGAAAT ACAGCCGTGGGAGCACGACGAGCACGATTGCGCTCGGAAATCTAGTTGCGTAATAAACATGTCAGACAAAGCGACCTACGATGATacctttgaaaatattctccAAGTTACTTCCGATCAGGAAGCAATAATCGCGTATTATTACATGGACGAAGATAACAAAGTACGAGTTACGGAAATATTCGATGTTACGGATTCGGACGCCCACGGAATGCTCTCGCCCACTGAGATGGAAGTCAATACGAAACTTCAATTCGACGAATGGGACGAGCCAACGTGGTTATCTCAGCACGCATTCTCTAATG CTGTAACGGAGTCTCTTTACACGGATGACAATCAGCCGAGTTTAGACGGCCTTTCTGACACATCGTACGACGACGAACTTTTCGAAGgatcaaatatattttcggATCCTGAAAGCGAGTGGGGAATGGACAAAAGCCATGAAGTAATAACCGTCGAACTACCTCTTTCTATAGCAAATCCTCCTGACAGCCGACCTGAAGTTGATCAACCAACCTTATCCGATTGA